Proteins encoded within one genomic window of Argiope bruennichi chromosome 7, qqArgBrue1.1, whole genome shotgun sequence:
- the LOC129976131 gene encoding uncharacterized protein LOC129976131 isoform X1, which translates to MSFNRIESSFRGYISAYRHSPIHSDPYNLYNEIRENIFLLLLEQNLPFRLLICISIEFIKDTHPDNLLQNAYFCSFAERIISYNQVKSKVKSCFQKIFNSIETYIQNGSGWVINKINFLDVNIGQYREPRGGCGNIKLPDCLKKKRTLLNIRCDDHKCFIYSCLAHLFPPEKNSNAPSSYQNKLKYLKLKNVTFPMKLSNIKHFESINSLKINIFTYDKEVFPIYISNKKLGSEINLLLYKEHYFLIKNLNRLLNSKKGIHHYCSRCLIGFQRRNSLVDHKRVCCQNAPQKLSPPKINTVKFTSIYKMLFHPFILYADFECITKNISTVLPNTSQSFSANLEHHEPISFALIAINIKNEIIYHKFYCGENPVQIFLKTIKKLAKSLFKRLSCNKPMIEENIPTGKPSTCYICKLKFEPSDRIVRDHCHVLGIFRGFCHNSCNLNLKRSNFIPVVIHNLKGYDSHLLLKHMSPEFAHQIDIIPTNSQKFTSFTLDNYIKFIDSYAFLDSSLSSLVEILKISEHRFDIFDSFFQNKTNRNLLKQKGFFPYSYFSSKDILKQKTFPPHEAFFNILTNSNITKKEYKHALRVYQEFHCKNFQDYLELYQNTDTILLAEVFQSFRQTSMMHYHLDPAHFLTIADLTWHSGLKFTGQELKLLSNVEDYVLLETQMRGGICFLGQRYAQANNPYLSCYNPDEPTNYIVNLDVNNLYGHCMSEYLPVGDFRWLSPEEIAVFDLANVSRYSETGYLLEVDLLYDKSAHDFHDFPLAAEHLNINKQMLSDYQKKILSEKNIPFTECKKLTPNFYPKKRYILHYRNLKYYLKHGMSLKKIYRILAFSQSDWLRSYINFNNEKRQQAKSEFEKSFFKKMNNAFFGKTCQNVRKRINLKTALTPAECRKHLASPLLEYFESINEDFAVFKMKKINLVLDKPIYVGFCVLELAKLHMYTLYYSKFKKYYKENCKLLYTDTDSLFMQIFTNNVYKDFKNEFFDIMDLSNYPSSSEFFNSENQNKLGFLKDETKSKPISEFIGLRCKMYSYKCENTETKKAKGVKQSCLRNITHEHFKTSLLNETIHRHEQYSIQSKSHILSTTISNKISLSPFYDKIFLNEDGVTGKCFGHYSLLEE; encoded by the coding sequence ATGTCGTTTAATAGAATAGAATCAAGTTTTAGAGGTTATATTTCAGCTTACCGACACTCTCCGATACACTCTGATCCCTACAACTTATATAACGAAATTcgagaaaacattttcttactcTTATTAGAGCAAAACCTACCTTTCCGTCTTTTAATATGCATAagcattgaatttattaaagatactCATCCTGACAATTTACTGCAAAACGCTTACTTCTGTTCATTTGCTGAACGCATAATATCATATAACCAagtaaaaagtaaagttaaaagctgttttcagaaaatattcaattccatTGAAACATATATCCAAAACGGTAGTGGTtgggttattaataaaattaactttttagatgTTAATATCGGACAGTACAGAGAACCGCGGGGAGGTTGCGGTAATATAAAATTACctgactgtttaaaaaaaaaaagaactcttctAAATATACGTTGCGATGATCACAAATGCTTCATATATAGTTGCTTAGCTCATCTCTTTCCtcctgaaaaaaattctaatgctcCAAGCAGTtaccaaaataaactaaaatacttaaaattgaaaaatgtaacctTCCCCATGAAACTCTCTAAcataaagcattttgaaagtaTCAACagcttaaagataaatatttttacttatgacaAAGAAGTTTTCCCCATATATATCAGTAATAAAAAGTTGGGTTcggaaataaatttacttctgtATAAAGAGCAttacttcttaattaaaaatctaaatcgtTTATTAAACTCCAAAAAAGGGATTCATCATTATTGCTCGCGATGCCTGATTGGATTTCAGAGGCGAAATAGTCTTGTAGATCATAAGCGAGTGTGTTGCCAAAATGCCCCCCAAAAACTATCCCCGCCTAAAATAAACACTGTAAAATTTACTAGCATTTACAAAATGTTGTTCCATCCTTTTATTTTGTATGCGGATTTTGAATGCATAACGAAAAATATATCTACTGTTTTACCAAATACATCTCAGAGTTTTTCAGCCAACCTAGAGCATCACGAACCAATCAGTTTCGCATTaatagcaattaatataaaaaatgaaataatatatcacaAATTCTATTGCGGAGAAAATccagtacaaatatttttaaaaacaataaaaaaattagcaaaatctttatttaaaagactATCATGCAATAAACCAATGATCGAGGAAAATATACCAACGGGAAAGCCTAGCACATGTTACATATGCAAGTTAAAATTTGAACCGAGTGATCGCATTGTCAGAGATCATTGCCATGTTTTAGGCATATTTAGAGGTTTCTGTCACaattcatgcaatttaaatttaaaaagaagtaatttcatTCCTGTAGTCATTCACAACCTTAAGGGGTACGATTCCCACTTATTGTTAAAACATATGTCTCCAGAATTCGCGCATCAGATTGATATAATTCCGACGAATAGTCAAAAATTTACTAGTTTCACCCtcgataattacattaaatttattgattcgtACGCATTTCTTGATTCTTCCTTATCTTCTcttgtagaaattttgaaaatttctgaacatCGGTTTgacatttttgattcttttttccaaaataaaacaaatagaaacttactcaaacaaaaaggattttttccttatagctatttttcatcaaaagatattttaaaacaaaagacatTTCCACCTCACGAagccttttttaacattttgacgaattcgaacataacaaaaaaagaatacaaacacgCACTGAGGGTTTACCaagaatttcattgtaaaaattttcaagattaccTTGAATTGTATCAAAATACAGATACAATTCTTTTAGCTGAAGTATTTCAATCGTTTCGACAAACAAGCATGATGCACTATCATTTGGACCCTGCTCATTTCCTAACTATTGCTGATTTAACGTGGCATTCTGGTTTAAAATTCACAGGTCaggaattaaaattgttatcgaATGTAGAAGACTATGTCTTACTTGAGACTCAAATGAGAGGTGGAATTTGCTTTCTCGGTCAAAGATATGCCCAGGCAAATAATCCATATCTTTCTTGTTATAACCCCGATGAACCTACAAATTATATTGTGAATTTAGATGTTAACAATCTTTACGGACATTGCATGTCTGAATATCTACCTGTGGGGGATTTTCGTTGGCTTTCACCTGAAGAAATAGCTGTTTTTGATTTAGCAAATGTATCTCGATACTCAGAAACGGGATATTTATTAGAGGTAGATTTACTATATGATAAATCAGCTCATGATTTCCATGATTTTCCCTTAGCAGCAgaacacttaaatataaataaacaaatgttatcagattatcaaaaaaaaatattgtctgaaaaaaatattccattcaccgagtgtaaaaagttaacaccaaatttttatccaaagaaacgCTACATTTTACACTACAGGaacttaaaatactatttaaagcatgggatgtctttaaaaaaaatttatcggaTCTTGGCTTTTTCACAATCAGACTGGTTGCGaagctatataaattttaataatgaaaaacgcCAACAAGCCAAAAGCGagtttgaaaaatctttctttaaaaaaatgaataatgctttTTTCGGCAAAACATGCCAAAACGtcagaaaaagaattaacttAAAGACTGCTCTTACACCCGCTGAATGTAGAAAGCATTTAGCAAGTCCTTTACTTGAATACTTTGAGAGCATAAACGAAGACTTCGCTgtctttaagatgaaaaaaattaatctagttCTCGACAAACCAATTTATGTAGGATTTTGCGTGCTTGAGCTAGCTAAATTACACATGTATACTTTATATTActctaagttcaaaaaatattataaagaaaattgcaaactCTTATACACAGATACTGATTCTctattcatgcaaatatttacaaataatgtttacaaagattttaaaaacgaattttttgatATCATGGATCTAAGCAACTATCCATCttcaagtgaattttttaattcggAGAACCAAAATAAGTTAGGGTTTTTAAAAGACGAAACGAAATCTAAACCTATTTCAGAATTTATCGGTTTACGATGCAAAATGTACAGCTACAAATGTGAAAATACTGAAACGAAAAAGGCAAAAGGTGTAAAACAGAGTTGTTTAAGAAACATAacacatgaacattttaaaacctcTTTACTTAATGAAACGATTCATCGTCACGAGCAATATTCTATACAGTCAAAATCACATATTCTTTCTACAaccatatcaaacaaaatttctttatctccgttttacgataaaatatttttgaatgaggaTGGTGTGACCGGAAAATGCTTTGGTCACTATTCCTTGCTTGAAGAATAA
- the LOC129976131 gene encoding uncharacterized protein F54H12.2-like isoform X2, translating into MDSRACACLQSELDLFNVNPVQLSTEDSSFTEIFPVASLNEKTPIEFYVSGSGEHYLDLSHTLLHLQVKIKKRNGAVIGTPDQVAPINYLLNTIFSECSVTLNDKQVSSQANYAYRCIFDALLSPRAVQESMLTSGLFYKDAASKHESVELANVGDNANSGYQTRYNICKDSKLIDMIGPLHFDLGNQSKCLINSVNLRIKLERNKDSFALMSATQDFKVVIYHASLFVRKIKVAPSVVIAHELALSKGVIKMPIRRTEVKSFALSSGMQSITIPNAFIGQLPTRLIMGMVSNAAFNGDFSKNPFNFKHYDLSYLCILDGNRMIPSKPFQPKFDNSNSYSRCYMSLFTDLGRYHKDQDINISYTEYKDGYTLFAVDLTPDLNADGMHESISRNGNLTIDIKFSKALSETVNLIVFSEYRNTIEIDKSRSIFSDF; encoded by the coding sequence ATGGATTCCCGAGCGTGTGCTTGCTTGCAGAGTGAATTAGACCTTTTTAACGTGAATCCTGTACAATTATCAACAGAAGACAGCTCATTCACTGAGATTTTTCCTGTTGCATCTCTGAATGAAAAGACGCCAATTGAATTTTACGTAAGCGGAAGTGGTGAACATTATCTGGACTTATCCCATACACTTTTGCATCtacaagtgaaaattaaaaagagaaatggaGCAGTAATTGGAACGCCTGATCAAGTGGCTCCTATCAATTATCTCCTTAATACGATATTTTCTGAATGTTCAGTTACATTAAATGACAAGCAGGTTTCTTCGCAAGCTAACTACGCATATAGATGTATTTTCGATGCTTTGCTTTCACCTCGAGCTGTTCAAGAATCAATGCTAACATCGGGTCTTTTCTACAAAGACGCTGCTTCTAAGCATGAATCAGTAGAACTAGCTAATGTTGGTGATAATGCAAATTCCGGTTACCAAACTAGATATAACATCTGCAAAGATAGTAAACTTATAGATATGATAGGTCCATTACATTTCGATCTAGGCAATCAGAGCAAATGTCTTATAAATTCGGTGAATCTTCGGatcaaattagaaagaaataaggATTCTTTTGCTCTGATGTCAGCCACGCAAGATTTTAAAGTAGTTATATATCATGCATcattatttgttaggaaaatTAAAGTCGCTCCCTCAGTCGTGATTGCCCATGAATTAGCTTTAAGCAAGGGAGTTATAAAAATGCCTATTCGCAGAACAGAAGTGAAATCATTCGCACTTTCTTCAGGAATGCAATCAATAACTATCCCTAATGCGTTCATTGGACAATTACCGACACGACTTATAATGGGTATGGTATCTAATGCTGCATTTAAtggggatttttcaaaaaatccattCAATTTCAAGCATTATGATTTATCATATCTTTGTATATTAGATGGCAATCGTATGATTCCGTCAAAGCCCtttcaaccaaaatttgataattctaacaGTTACAGCAGATGTTATATGAGTCTATTTACTGATTTGGGTAGATATCATAAAGATCAAGACATTAATATAAGTTACACTGAATATAAAGATGGGTATACGCTGTTCGCTGTAGATTTGACGCCCGATCTCAACGCGGACGGAATGCATGAAAGTATTTCACGCAATGGTAATTTaactattgatataaaattcagcAAAGCATTATCTGAAActgtaaatttaatagttttttcagaGTATCGAAATACTATAGAAATCGACAAAAGTCGcagtattttttcagatttttga